Proteins encoded in a region of the Halodesulfovibrio marinisediminis DSM 17456 genome:
- a CDS encoding UxaA family hydrolase — MKFNGYIRPDGSVGIRNSLLIVGVDECCDGICRAIAKDHDNAIVITNFVTCMQAGNEELLHNIIGVGKNPNIAGVLVVAMGCGSINPEIVAKPIRETGKASLSMRVMDLGGTRKAIEHGRSLAQQLSEEAAKCERTTVPLSKLTVGVKCGGSDASSGLASNPVVGFAADKIIDNGGTVIGGEVIEFIGGEKYLLERCRNDEVRTKLDRIMKAEEKRWSIPGADVEIMSIGNSVGGLTTIEEKTLGALHKFGTHPVEGVLEADRNGIETPDKPGLYLGEVTHLCGASAINFAAMGAQCILWTSGGSGFNNAIVPVIRISGNAELFTEDQDIDARAIMRGEATSDEVGEQLFAKVIEVANGAETAVEGLGYAYCSIYQKDQRLEGCLGLLK; from the coding sequence ATGAAATTCAACGGATACATTCGTCCTGATGGCTCTGTAGGCATTCGAAATTCCCTTCTCATTGTCGGTGTGGATGAATGCTGTGACGGAATTTGCCGCGCCATTGCTAAAGACCATGATAACGCAATAGTCATTACAAACTTTGTGACTTGCATGCAGGCTGGCAACGAAGAGTTGCTACATAACATCATCGGGGTCGGAAAAAACCCGAATATTGCAGGCGTACTGGTTGTTGCAATGGGATGTGGCAGCATTAATCCTGAAATTGTTGCAAAGCCAATACGTGAAACAGGCAAAGCAAGTCTTTCCATGCGTGTTATGGACTTAGGCGGAACACGTAAGGCAATTGAGCATGGCCGTAGCCTTGCCCAACAACTTTCTGAAGAAGCAGCCAAATGTGAACGTACAACTGTACCTCTTTCAAAGCTTACCGTTGGTGTAAAGTGTGGCGGTTCCGATGCATCTTCCGGCCTTGCATCCAATCCGGTTGTAGGTTTTGCAGCCGATAAAATTATTGATAACGGCGGCACCGTTATTGGTGGTGAAGTTATTGAATTTATCGGCGGCGAGAAATACCTGCTTGAACGCTGCCGTAATGATGAAGTCCGCACAAAACTTGACCGCATTATGAAGGCGGAAGAAAAACGCTGGTCTATTCCGGGGGCAGATGTGGAAATCATGTCTATCGGTAACAGCGTGGGCGGTCTTACCACTATCGAAGAAAAAACTCTCGGTGCATTGCATAAATTCGGCACCCATCCGGTAGAGGGTGTACTTGAAGCCGACAGAAACGGCATTGAAACACCTGACAAGCCAGGTTTATACTTGGGCGAAGTAACACATCTTTGCGGTGCTTCTGCTATTAATTTCGCAGCAATGGGCGCCCAGTGTATTCTTTGGACAAGCGGTGGTTCCGGATTTAACAACGCAATTGTTCCTGTAATCCGCATCAGCGGTAATGCAGAACTTTTTACTGAAGATCAGGACATAGATGCACGAGCAATTATGCGTGGTGAAGCAACAAGCGATGAGGTTGGTGAACAACTTTTTGCTAAAGTAATTGAAGTAGCAAACGGTGCTGAAACAGCTGTTGAAGGTCTCGGGTATGCATACTGCAGCATCTACCAAAAAGATCAGCGTCTTGAAGGGTGCTTAGGTTTGCTTAAGTAA
- a CDS encoding UxaA family hydrolase, with amino-acid sequence MAKAIVMTSKDNVATALENINKGIDVELIDKKGNTLPSISVCESIPAGNKFALHDLKEGEPLVKYGVECGTITTNILQGHFVHVHNVKSDRIDIPAPIITEILDQMHYREGE; translated from the coding sequence ATGGCAAAAGCTATCGTAATGACATCCAAAGACAACGTCGCCACAGCTCTTGAAAACATCAACAAAGGCATCGACGTTGAACTCATCGACAAAAAAGGCAACACGCTACCATCAATAAGTGTATGCGAATCCATTCCGGCAGGTAATAAATTCGCGCTGCATGACTTAAAAGAAGGTGAACCGCTGGTTAAATACGGCGTAGAATGTGGCACCATCACAACCAATATTCTGCAGGGACACTTTGTCCATGTGCATAACGTTAAAAGTGATCGCATCGACATCCCTGCCCCAATCATCACAGAGATTTTAGACCAAATGCACTACAGAGAGGGCGAATAA
- a CDS encoding BCCT family transporter, giving the protein MQKQQLDKFLLITSLSIVTAIVLGLTMFPEAGKAGANTLFSTFTMLFGTPVLLAVFAAVVFLTILGFSKYGNIRLGLGKPEYSTFSWVSMMICAGLGSATVYWAFTEWAYYFNAPPLGFQTNTTGAYEIGTAYNLFHWGISAWATYCIASLPVAYHFHVRKNKGLSLSAVCTAIRGDDKPMTPFWKAVCRVIDIIFIFTCFGGLSITLGVSVPMVSEIVCSVIGIPATFGVNLTIIIVISAVFSLSSYIGIAKGMAKISSMNTYFAIAFCLAVFLIGPTLFIAKSTVNGLGTMFQNFVKMSLWTDPVNNSGFPEGWTIFYWLYWITYTPFVGLFVTKISKGRTIRAVIMNMLLSGSAGCFFFFGIIGNFSQHANINGVVEVAKLISTGKGNFAIVQLLNTLPLSTIFIVVFAIISILFLATTLDSAAYTMAATVTPGLKTGEDPAPFHRLFWCIMLAAVPLAMMFIDAPLNTIKTCAIVTSIPLSFIIGYMVYGFVKWMGQDYAEKSAETIIAEGRK; this is encoded by the coding sequence ATGCAAAAACAACAACTTGATAAATTTCTGCTCATTACAAGTTTATCTATTGTAACAGCTATCGTATTAGGCCTTACGATGTTCCCTGAAGCTGGTAAAGCTGGTGCTAACACACTTTTCAGCACATTTACCATGCTCTTCGGAACCCCTGTTCTGCTGGCAGTATTCGCTGCTGTAGTATTTCTTACTATTCTCGGCTTCAGTAAATACGGCAATATTCGCCTTGGATTAGGAAAGCCTGAATATTCCACATTCAGCTGGGTATCTATGATGATTTGTGCAGGCCTCGGTTCTGCTACAGTCTACTGGGCATTTACTGAATGGGCATACTACTTCAACGCACCACCACTCGGTTTCCAAACCAACACCACTGGTGCATATGAAATCGGCACCGCATACAACCTGTTCCACTGGGGAATCAGTGCATGGGCAACATACTGCATCGCTTCTTTACCAGTGGCATATCACTTCCATGTACGTAAAAACAAAGGCCTCAGTCTTTCTGCTGTATGTACTGCAATCCGCGGCGATGATAAGCCTATGACCCCGTTTTGGAAGGCCGTTTGCCGTGTTATCGACATCATCTTTATCTTCACTTGCTTCGGCGGCTTATCCATCACCCTTGGTGTTTCAGTTCCAATGGTTTCAGAAATCGTTTGCTCCGTTATCGGCATCCCAGCCACATTCGGCGTAAACCTCACCATCATCATCGTAATCTCTGCAGTATTCTCCTTGAGTTCTTACATCGGAATCGCCAAGGGTATGGCAAAAATCAGCTCCATGAACACATACTTTGCGATTGCGTTCTGCCTTGCAGTGTTCCTGATCGGGCCAACATTGTTTATTGCCAAGTCCACTGTTAACGGTCTCGGCACCATGTTCCAGAACTTCGTTAAAATGAGTCTGTGGACAGACCCTGTAAATAACAGTGGTTTCCCTGAAGGCTGGACTATCTTCTACTGGCTCTACTGGATTACCTATACACCGTTTGTAGGTCTCTTTGTTACTAAGATTTCCAAGGGCCGTACCATCCGTGCTGTTATTATGAACATGTTGCTTAGCGGCAGTGCAGGTTGTTTCTTCTTCTTCGGCATCATCGGTAACTTCTCACAGCACGCTAACATCAACGGTGTAGTAGAAGTAGCTAAACTGATCAGCACTGGTAAAGGCAACTTTGCGATTGTTCAGCTGTTGAACACCTTGCCACTTAGCACCATCTTTATTGTTGTATTCGCGATTATTTCTATCCTCTTCCTTGCGACTACTCTTGACTCCGCAGCATATACAATGGCTGCAACAGTTACCCCTGGCCTCAAAACAGGTGAAGACCCAGCACCATTCCACCGCCTCTTCTGGTGCATCATGCTCGCCGCTGTTCCTCTTGCAATGATGTTCATCGACGCTCCGCTGAACACCATTAAAACCTGTGCAATTGTAACCTCAATCCCACTTTCCTTCATCATCGGTTACATGGTGTATGGTTTCGTAAAATGGATGGGACAGGATTACGCAGAAAAAAGTGCGGAAACAATTATTGCTGAAGGTCGCAAGTAG
- a CDS encoding mandelate racemase/muconate lactonizing enzyme family protein → MKITDVEVMCLRIPTRGEECVWGEDAVLVRITTDTGIVGFGEADTSPMVVRSFIETPNSNLACFGLRELLIGENPLEIQRLWDKMYESSSYAGRRGAGIHAISAVDIALWDIASQHYQQPIHMLLGGKYRDRIKAYGTFIPADKPEDNKALARELLDKGFTGMKFGGGLFGNDFDHDLNVIKAVREEVGDDVTLMVDLVSRWRTFGNALSICRKLEKYNLEWVEEPIPSDDLDGYSRLAAAATQKVAGGEILSTRYEFKDFIERGRPDIVQPDITRCGGISEMARIRDIADLNGVQLVPHGFSTGILLAATVQFLAASKHGTLIEYSQSDSPLFTDLVGDLVPLEDGYVPVSDTIGLGSQLNWDLINQYRIDY, encoded by the coding sequence ATGAAAATTACTGATGTTGAAGTAATGTGCCTACGCATCCCAACACGCGGAGAGGAATGTGTCTGGGGTGAAGATGCTGTTCTGGTACGTATTACTACCGATACAGGCATAGTTGGCTTTGGTGAAGCCGACACCTCCCCTATGGTGGTTCGTTCTTTTATCGAAACCCCTAATTCCAACCTCGCCTGTTTTGGACTTCGCGAACTTCTTATCGGCGAAAACCCGCTGGAAATCCAACGTCTCTGGGACAAAATGTACGAAAGTTCCAGTTATGCCGGACGCAGAGGCGCAGGTATCCATGCTATCAGTGCAGTAGACATAGCTCTCTGGGATATTGCATCCCAGCACTACCAACAACCAATCCACATGCTTCTCGGCGGTAAATACCGTGACCGAATTAAAGCATACGGAACCTTTATTCCTGCGGATAAACCAGAAGACAACAAAGCGCTGGCGCGTGAACTTCTGGATAAAGGTTTTACAGGCATGAAATTCGGCGGTGGCTTGTTCGGAAACGATTTTGACCACGACCTCAACGTCATTAAGGCCGTACGAGAAGAAGTAGGCGATGATGTAACCCTGATGGTTGACCTTGTTTCCCGCTGGCGCACTTTCGGCAATGCTCTTTCTATTTGCCGTAAGCTTGAAAAATACAACCTTGAATGGGTGGAAGAACCTATTCCTTCCGACGATCTTGATGGATACAGCCGCCTCGCAGCTGCAGCCACACAAAAGGTCGCCGGTGGTGAAATTTTAAGCACCCGTTATGAGTTTAAAGATTTTATCGAACGGGGTCGTCCCGACATCGTTCAACCTGACATCACCCGTTGTGGTGGAATATCCGAGATGGCACGCATTCGCGACATTGCAGATTTGAATGGCGTACAACTTGTTCCACATGGCTTCAGCACAGGCATTCTGCTCGCTGCAACAGTGCAGTTCCTGGCTGCAAGCAAGCACGGCACCCTTATCGAATACTCTCAAAGCGACAGTCCGCTGTTCACTGACCTTGTGGGAGACCTAGTGCCGCTTGAAGATGGTTATGTGCCTGTATCGGACACTATCGGGCTAGGATCACAGTTAAACTGGGATCTTATTAACCAATACAGAATTGATTATTAA
- a CDS encoding sigma-54 interaction domain-containing protein, producing the protein MPEKKTHFGLDFATFTRIIDELHDEIIVYDNDYKIVYVNKACQRHYGYTQQEMIGKHFSHFVGDHGCWDCSVLPTVYKLKKPVKEQQVTHLGVDIFTIATPLFDEKGNVEFVPMSVRDDFHEAHIQRLSDIKNTYESPREKLRENLVFRSESMKRLIALADQVSDLVSPCLLLGESGCGKSLLAKYIHENSPRRDKPFVVVNCASIPPSLFESELFGHKKGAFTGATTDKMGLFAKAEGGTLFLDEISELPLLMQAKLLHVVQEKEYRPVGGTTSVKADVKLLAATNRNLFSMVQGGAFREDLYYRLNVFELVLPSLRNRMEDLLPLANYFLNHFGKVYGRTKRFSQDAIDIMMRYDWRGNVRELSHTIERLMVITEGEVIEPRHLPSSVYEINLCERGQTSNSLDRALENVERKMLLGAYEKLQSTRKVAAALNISQSRASRLLRKYKKINQ; encoded by the coding sequence ATGCCGGAAAAAAAAACACACTTTGGTTTAGATTTTGCGACATTTACTCGTATTATTGATGAACTCCATGATGAGATTATTGTGTACGATAATGACTATAAGATTGTGTACGTTAACAAGGCATGTCAACGGCACTACGGCTATACACAGCAAGAAATGATCGGGAAGCATTTTTCACACTTTGTTGGAGACCACGGCTGTTGGGATTGTTCTGTTCTGCCTACGGTGTATAAACTAAAGAAACCTGTTAAAGAACAGCAGGTGACCCATCTTGGCGTTGATATTTTTACCATCGCGACGCCCCTTTTTGATGAGAAAGGTAATGTTGAATTTGTTCCAATGAGTGTACGAGATGATTTCCATGAAGCCCACATTCAACGCCTTTCTGACATAAAAAACACCTATGAATCCCCGCGTGAAAAACTGAGGGAAAACCTTGTATTCCGCAGTGAATCCATGAAGCGCCTTATTGCGCTGGCAGATCAAGTTAGCGATCTTGTCTCTCCATGCCTGCTTCTTGGCGAATCCGGCTGTGGCAAGAGCTTACTTGCCAAATACATTCACGAAAACAGTCCGCGTAGAGACAAACCGTTTGTTGTCGTAAACTGTGCTTCTATACCACCAAGCTTGTTTGAGTCTGAACTATTCGGGCATAAGAAAGGTGCCTTTACCGGTGCAACGACAGATAAGATGGGGCTTTTTGCCAAAGCTGAAGGTGGAACGCTGTTTCTTGATGAAATTTCAGAGCTACCACTTCTCATGCAAGCAAAACTCCTGCATGTTGTGCAGGAAAAAGAGTACCGCCCTGTCGGTGGAACTACATCTGTTAAAGCAGATGTAAAACTACTTGCAGCAACAAACAGAAACCTTTTCAGTATGGTTCAAGGCGGCGCTTTCAGGGAAGACTTGTATTATCGACTTAATGTATTTGAGCTAGTGCTTCCGTCCTTACGCAACCGCATGGAAGACTTACTTCCATTGGCGAACTATTTTCTAAATCATTTTGGAAAAGTGTACGGCCGAACAAAGCGGTTTTCGCAGGACGCGATAGACATTATGATGCGATATGACTGGCGGGGAAACGTACGAGAACTCTCCCACACCATTGAACGGCTCATGGTTATTACTGAAGGTGAAGTGATTGAACCCCGTCACCTGCCGTCATCTGTATATGAAATTAACCTTTGTGAGCGCGGGCAAACCTCGAATAGTCTGGACAGAGCACTTGAGAATGTTGAGCGCAAAATGCTCCTCGGGGCATATGAAAAATTACAGAGCACCCGTAAGGTTGCTGCGGCCCTGAACATCAGCCAGTCACGGGCATCACGGTTACTTAGAAAATATAAAAAAATTAACCAATAG
- a CDS encoding ABC transporter ATP-binding protein, translating into MLNITFVQKHFDKKRVLSDVSLSLPKGQIGCLLGASGCGKTTLLRIIAGFETIDSGEVRINDTVMSSKKSILSPEDRKIGMVFQDYALFPHMTVKENIAFGLQRKKKSLFSASLTSADKKRVDEMLCLVGLSESTNKYPHQLSGGQQQRVALARALAPKPKLLLLDEPFSNLDVTLREHLSVEMRSIIKKEGITAVMVTHNQSEAFAMGDLIGIMNEGELHQWDTPETIYNSPATPFVSTFIGEGTLIKGERKEAFIHTALGSFSEDSVTFFTSSDEGMMLVRPEKLNISPDLPDIKNAVQGTVEQIVFKGGYHSCVIRLSSNETITVNTPTDTKLILNAAVSIHYRHNH; encoded by the coding sequence ATGCTGAATATTACTTTTGTTCAAAAGCACTTTGATAAAAAACGCGTCCTTTCAGATGTTTCTCTTTCTTTACCCAAAGGACAGATCGGCTGCCTGCTTGGCGCTAGTGGATGCGGTAAAACCACACTTCTCCGCATCATTGCCGGTTTTGAGACCATTGACTCCGGTGAAGTACGAATAAACGACACTGTCATGTCCTCTAAAAAAAGCATACTCTCGCCAGAAGACCGAAAAATAGGAATGGTATTTCAGGACTACGCGCTGTTTCCACATATGACAGTTAAAGAGAATATTGCCTTTGGGTTACAAAGGAAAAAGAAGAGTCTCTTTTCGGCATCTCTCACATCTGCTGACAAAAAACGCGTTGATGAAATGCTCTGTCTTGTCGGGTTATCGGAATCAACCAACAAGTACCCTCACCAGCTTTCTGGCGGACAACAACAACGAGTAGCCTTGGCTCGTGCACTTGCACCAAAGCCTAAATTACTACTCCTAGATGAACCTTTCTCCAATCTGGACGTGACCCTCAGAGAACATCTGTCTGTCGAAATGCGTTCTATTATCAAAAAAGAAGGAATCACTGCTGTCATGGTAACCCACAACCAGAGCGAAGCCTTTGCGATGGGAGACCTCATCGGCATTATGAATGAAGGAGAGCTTCACCAATGGGATACGCCAGAAACAATCTATAATTCTCCAGCAACTCCTTTCGTGTCGACCTTCATAGGAGAAGGAACGTTAATCAAAGGAGAACGTAAAGAAGCTTTCATTCATACCGCACTGGGTAGTTTTTCTGAAGATTCAGTAACTTTTTTCACATCTTCAGACGAAGGAATGATGCTTGTTCGTCCTGAAAAGCTGAACATCTCCCCTGATCTACCTGATATAAAAAATGCTGTTCAAGGAACTGTAGAGCAAATTGTGTTCAAAGGTGGCTATCATAGTTGTGTTATTCGACTCTCTTCAAATGAGACTATTACGGTCAACACTCCAACTGATACAAAACTAATACTAAACGCTGCTGTCTCAATTCACTATCGACATAACCATTAA
- a CDS encoding ABC transporter permease has translation MKKIYSKAIPLTVAALALTPIIVIFSSALQPRGDLWAHLLQTSLPTLALNTLSLCLGVAIGTGILGVVLGWLIAACEFPGRRFFSTALLLPMAIPTYVFAFVFLGLFDFSSPLQLLLRDWFGTVPFDVRSVWTVCIIMTLALYPYVYVMAKSGFTTQGQRCLEAARTLGCSTTTVFYSVALPLCRPWIATGILLVLMETLADFGAVSVFNFDTFTTAVYKAWYGFFSLSTASQLASILVLLALVLLSSEQRLRRKMRFTQEHSQFNRIPLSGTKAIAACIFCCTIFFIGFLLPVIQLALWSLDTLSIELSSRYITFSTNTLMLGLLAAGVTCLGALALAYAARFQNTKNTQWLISLSTIGYSLPGTVLAVGIIAPVAYFDNVYIQVVSWITEQPVRPLLQGTILTLLIAYAVRFMAAAYGSINSNMQRITPSMDDASILMGVTGWKMLRKVHLPQLKTGIFTAALLVLVDVMKEMPITLMTRPFGWDTLAVKIYELTSEGEWERAAIPAILLILVGLIPVLCINQKTDSV, from the coding sequence ATGAAAAAAATCTACAGCAAAGCTATTCCTCTTACAGTTGCAGCCCTGGCACTGACTCCAATTATTGTCATCTTTTCTTCAGCCCTGCAGCCAAGAGGAGACCTCTGGGCTCACCTGCTGCAAACATCTCTCCCTACCCTTGCCTTAAATACGCTCTCGTTATGTCTTGGGGTTGCAATAGGTACAGGAATTCTGGGAGTAGTTCTTGGCTGGCTCATAGCTGCGTGTGAATTCCCCGGAAGACGTTTTTTTTCAACAGCTCTTCTCCTTCCGATGGCAATTCCAACCTATGTTTTTGCCTTCGTTTTTCTTGGACTTTTCGACTTTTCAAGCCCACTCCAGCTGTTACTACGTGACTGGTTCGGGACTGTCCCTTTTGATGTACGTTCAGTCTGGACTGTATGCATCATCATGACATTAGCTTTATATCCTTACGTGTACGTCATGGCCAAATCCGGATTTACCACGCAAGGGCAACGCTGCCTTGAAGCAGCTCGTACATTAGGCTGCTCAACCACAACTGTATTTTATTCAGTTGCCCTTCCACTTTGCCGCCCTTGGATTGCAACAGGCATCTTATTGGTCTTAATGGAAACATTAGCAGACTTCGGTGCCGTTTCAGTCTTTAATTTCGACACATTCACAACAGCAGTTTATAAAGCTTGGTACGGATTCTTTTCACTTTCCACAGCTTCTCAGCTTGCTTCTATTTTAGTTCTTCTTGCTCTCGTCCTGCTAAGCAGTGAGCAACGCTTGCGAAGAAAAATGCGGTTCACCCAAGAGCACTCACAATTTAACCGCATCCCGTTGTCCGGAACAAAAGCAATTGCAGCATGTATTTTTTGCTGCACAATTTTCTTTATTGGATTTTTGCTGCCGGTCATTCAACTTGCATTGTGGTCTCTTGATACTCTTTCCATTGAGTTATCAAGTCGATACATCACATTTAGCACAAACACCCTTATGCTCGGGCTCCTTGCAGCAGGCGTAACGTGCCTTGGCGCACTCGCTCTGGCCTACGCCGCTCGCTTTCAAAACACAAAAAATACCCAATGGCTTATTTCACTTTCCACTATTGGATATTCACTCCCCGGAACTGTGCTTGCCGTTGGTATTATTGCTCCTGTCGCATATTTCGATAACGTCTATATTCAAGTTGTTTCGTGGATAACGGAACAGCCTGTCCGTCCCCTTCTACAAGGAACAATTCTTACTCTGCTAATTGCATACGCCGTTCGTTTTATGGCTGCCGCATATGGCTCAATAAACAGCAACATGCAGCGCATAACTCCTTCCATGGACGACGCTTCTATCCTAATGGGAGTAACAGGCTGGAAAATGCTCCGCAAAGTTCACCTCCCCCAGCTGAAAACAGGAATTTTCACAGCAGCCTTGCTTGTTCTGGTCGATGTGATGAAAGAAATGCCCATCACTCTTATGACCAGACCATTCGGCTGGGATACGCTTGCAGTAAAAATCTATGAACTGACAAGCGAAGGAGAATGGGAACGAGCAGCAATTCCCGCAATTCTCCTTATTCTGGTCGGACTTATTCCTGTCCTTTGTATCAACCAAAAAACAGATTCTGTTTAG
- a CDS encoding extracellular solute-binding protein, with amino-acid sequence MKAIFYSMLAAIVSISFLSPAPVQASEPEEIVVYSARKEHLIKPLFDAYTKKTGVKISYITAKANPLLERLKAEGQNTPADLFITVDAGNLWHAAESGLLQPVESQELANAVPENLRDPQNRWFGLSIRARTVVYNADKVSADELSTYEDLATSKWKGRLVLRTSKKVYNQSLVASLIEQHGDEKAEEIVKGWVSNLALDPTSNDTKAMQAVANGIGDVAIVNTYYYGRLMKESPELPLKLFWPNQKSTGVHMNISGAGVTKHAKNKAGAIKLLEWLASEEAQHTFGALNQEFPVNSKVAPSEEVASWGSFKGNPMNVTAYGEKQADAIKLMDRAGYK; translated from the coding sequence ATGAAAGCAATATTTTATAGCATGTTAGCTGCTATTGTCTCTATTTCCTTCCTTAGCCCTGCTCCTGTGCAGGCATCAGAACCGGAAGAAATTGTAGTTTATTCTGCCCGCAAGGAACATCTCATCAAACCACTTTTTGATGCGTACACCAAGAAAACCGGTGTTAAAATTTCCTACATCACTGCCAAAGCAAACCCGCTGCTTGAACGTCTAAAAGCAGAAGGCCAGAATACTCCTGCCGACCTGTTTATTACAGTAGACGCAGGTAATCTCTGGCATGCTGCTGAGAGCGGTCTTCTCCAGCCTGTAGAATCTCAGGAACTCGCAAACGCTGTTCCAGAAAATCTTCGTGACCCGCAGAATCGTTGGTTTGGTCTCTCTATCCGAGCCCGTACTGTCGTTTACAATGCAGACAAAGTTTCTGCTGACGAGCTTTCTACCTACGAAGACCTCGCAACTTCCAAATGGAAAGGTCGCCTTGTCCTGCGTACATCAAAAAAAGTATACAACCAATCTCTTGTTGCATCTTTAATTGAGCAGCACGGGGACGAAAAAGCTGAAGAAATTGTAAAAGGCTGGGTAAGTAACCTCGCTCTCGACCCTACTTCCAACGACACTAAAGCTATGCAGGCTGTTGCAAATGGAATTGGTGATGTAGCCATCGTGAACACCTACTACTACGGTCGTCTCATGAAGGAATCTCCAGAGCTTCCGCTCAAGCTCTTCTGGCCTAACCAGAAATCTACTGGTGTGCACATGAACATCTCCGGAGCTGGTGTAACCAAGCACGCTAAAAACAAAGCCGGTGCTATCAAGCTGCTGGAGTGGCTTGCATCTGAAGAAGCACAGCATACTTTTGGCGCACTCAATCAGGAATTCCCTGTTAATTCCAAGGTTGCACCAAGCGAAGAAGTGGCATCATGGGGATCTTTCAAAGGAAACCCTATGAACGTTACTGCATATGGTGAGAAACAAGCCGATGCGATCAAACTTATGGACCGTGCCGGTTACAAATAA